The following coding sequences are from one Diabrotica virgifera virgifera chromosome 2, PGI_DIABVI_V3a window:
- the LOC126879416 gene encoding liver carboxylesterase 1-like isoform X1 — translation MISSVFLVLFYLTNPSFCDERGPRVKRIVGGIPAEEPPADDPTIFTNFAGRSARVQGILDYPHYVFRGIKFAYPPVGKNRFLRPREKLLDGLINATYYAPPCIQPRPGTNQVIGSEDCLALNVFTPELPTGTEGLPVVVWIHGGGFRYGSASQYGVRHLVGKRLVVVTIQYRLGSLGFISSGTKHLPGNVALWDMALAVQWVRNYIGFFGGNPYRINVMGHGTGASSVLMIALSNIAKGIPAGVIAMSGTAVSSWAVDNTPQHTAYNIARQNGCPTADPLTMVKCLQTLPPDSIIRGDSQIEFTQISNRGFMAGLSGGLGSAPVTEGRDDGRSLPGIVLEDSMDEMQAGKTKGIPLLTGICKDETKRAVKGPFKDDVLNKLNTIPNFLNTHLIQNLRKLIPLKIQINLKEIKAKFEENFQKGLESIENILGQLVPPNFSNYVKLKTGKLHEALDKVADITNDALFNVPAFLTADTWSIHGAPTYLYSFDHFGKNKKGHTFLKGSPLVGNDTHFVELNDTVAHGDDLAYLFDAYDVEGNPLEHDNLTQDDLKVREIFTQMIADFARYGVPKVNNQPASPFNVKKNNFIKITSSPTLSNNFKFCEMALWCNIAERLKSTTCEFLKALDHSFKNMQNFVNGLKNANLSPEKILEHVNMLKNLTGQGINIFNQTGLANLSPDKVFKEINEKIKNVSLGVHSLLPPHEHKGLDILKIFDKKDQRDPKQNGFNLIPNIFEKKDPNQNEFHLLPNIFEKKPEPKPEPVITGGFLNLFDVRQDSRLIPEQAAPVPNVLPNLKIETQVNSNQPQAAPVPNLLPNLKIETQVNSNPPQEGGNIGPNAVLFPPDL, via the exons ATGATTTCGAGCGTTTTCCTTGTTTTATTTTATCTTACAAACCCATCATTTTGCGATGAACGAGGCCCAAGAGTAAAGAGAATAGTCGGAGGAATTCCAGCAGAAGAACCACCAGCAGATGATCCTACTATATTTACAAATTTTGCGGGTAGATCGGCCCGAGTACAAGGGATTCTGGATTATCCGCATTATGTCTTTAGAGGTATCAAATTTGCTTATCCGCCTGTAGGAAAAAATCGGTTCCTG AGACCGAGGGAAAAATTGTTAGATGGCTTAATTAACGCTACATATTATGCGCCTCCTTGTATACAGCCACGGCCTGGAACAAATCAAGTTATTGGCAGTGAAGATTGTTTAGCTCTTAATGTCTTTACTCCTGAACTTCCAACTGGAACAGAAG gtCTTCCGGTAGTTGTATGGATCCATGGTGGTGGTTTTAGATATGGCTCAGCCTCTCAATATGGG GTGAGACACCTGGTAGGGAAAAGATTGGTGGTCGTCACCATTCAGTACCGTTTAGGCTCATTGGGCTTTATAAGTTCTGGTACTAAACATTTGCCGGGGAATGTTGCGCTATGGGACATGGCACTAGCTGTTCAGTGGGTCAGAAATTACATAGGCTTTTTTGGAGGTAATCCCTACCGAATTAACGTCATGGGCCATGGTACTGGAGCAAGCAGCGTGTTGATGATTGCTTTATCTAACATTGCAAAAG GTATTCCAGCTGGTGTAATAGCAATGTCTGGAACAGCAGTATCCAGTTGGGCTGTAGACAATACTCCCCAACATACAGCTTATAATATAGCTAGACAAAATGGATGCCCCACAGCTGATCCTTTGACGATGGTGAAGTGTCTACAGACATTACCACCAGATTCTATTATTAGG GGAGATTCCCAAATAGAATTCACACAGATCAGCAATAGAGGCTTTATGGCTGGTTTGTCGGGAGGACTCGGTAGTGCTCCGGTTACTGAGGGTCGAGACGATGGCCGGTCTTTACCAGGTATTGTTCTGGAAGATTCTATGGATGAAATGCAAGCAGGAAAAACTAAGGGAATACCACTCTTAACTGGAATATGCAAGGATGAAACAAAGAGAGCGGTAAAAG GTCCATTCAaagatgacgttttaaacaaactAAATACTATACCCAATTTTTTAAACACGCACTTGATTCAGAATTTGAGAAAACTGATTCCtctaaaaattcaaattaaccTAAAAGAAATTAAAGCAAAGTTCGAGGAAAATTTCCAGAAGGGTTTAGAGAGTATCGAAAACATTCTTGGTCAACTAGTTCCTCCCAATTTCAGCAACTATGTGAAGTTGAAAACTGGAAAACTCCATGAAGCTTTAGATAAAGTAGCGGATATAACAA atgaTGCTTTATTCAACGTCCCAGCATTTTTGACAGCAGACACGTGGAGCATCCATGGAGCACCTACCTATCTGTACAGCTTCGACCactttggtaaaaataaaaaaggacaCACCTTCCTTAAAGGTTCTCCACTAGTTGGTAATGACACTCACTTCGTAG aattaaATGATACGGTTGCCCATGGTGACGACTTAGCTTATCTCTTCGACGCGTATGATGTAGAAGGAAATCCCTTAGAACACGACAATCTTACACAAGACGACCTAAAAGTTAGAGAGATTTTCACGCAGATGATAGCAGATTTCGCAAGATACGGAGTTCCCAAAGTGAACAACCAGCCAGCATCACCATTTAACGTCAAAAAGAACAATTTTATCAAGATCACATCATCTCCCACCCTCTCCAACAATTTTAAGTTCTGTGAGATGGCCCTCTGGTGTAACATAGCTGAGAGATTGAAGAGTACTACTTGTGAGTTTCTAAAAGCGCTGGATCATTCGTTTAAAAACATGCAGAACTTTGTAAATGGTTTGAAAAATGCTAACTTGTCACCCGAGAAGATACTAGAACATGTAAATATGTTGAAGAACTTAACGGGACAAGGAATCAACATATTTAATCAAACTGGACTCGCTAACTTGTCACCAGATAAAGTATTTAAAGAGATCAACGAGAAAATTAAAAATGTCAGCCTTGGAGTACACAGTTTATTACCTCCGCATGAACATAAAGGTTTAGATATATTAAAGATTTTCGACAAAAAGGATCAAAGAGATCCAAAACAGAACGGTTTTAATCTCATACCAAATATATTCGAAAAGAAAGACCCAAATCAAAATGAGTTTCATCTCTTACCAAACATATTTGAAAAGAAACCTGAACCAAAACCGGAACCAGTGATTACAGGGGGATTTTTAAATCTTTTTGATGTAAGACAGGATTCCAGGCTGATACCTGAACAAGCTGCTCCAGTGCCAAATGTATTACCCAATCTCAAGATCGAAACACAAGTTAACAGCAATCAGCCACAAG
- the LOC126879416 gene encoding liver carboxylesterase 1-like isoform X2: MISSVFLVLFYLTNPSFCDERGPRVKRIVGGIPAEEPPADDPTIFTNFAGRSARVQGILDYPHYVFRGIKFAYPPVGKNRFLRPREKLLDGLINATYYAPPCIQPRPGTNQVIGSEDCLALNVFTPELPTGTEGLPVVVWIHGGGFRYGSASQYGVRHLVGKRLVVVTIQYRLGSLGFISSGTKHLPGNVALWDMALAVQWVRNYIGFFGGNPYRINVMGHGTGASSVLMIALSNIAKGIPAGVIAMSGTAVSSWAVDNTPQHTAYNIARQNGCPTADPLTMVKCLQTLPPDSIIRGDSQIEFTQISNRGFMAGLSGGLGSAPVTEGRDDGRSLPGIVLEDSMDEMQAGKTKGIPLLTGICKDETKRAVKGPFKDDVLNKLNTIPNFLNTHLIQNLRKLIPLKIQINLKEIKAKFEENFQKGLESIENILGQLVPPNFSNYVKLKTGKLHEALDKVADITNDALFNVPAFLTADTWSIHGAPTYLYSFDHFGKNKKGHTFLKGSPLVGNDTHFVELNDTVAHGDDLAYLFDAYDVEGNPLEHDNLTQDDLKVREIFTQMIADFARYGVPKVNNQPASPFNVKKNNFIKITSSPTLSNNFKFCEMALWCNIAERLKSTTCEFLKALDHSFKNMQNFVNGLKNANLSPEKILEHVNMLKNLTGQGINIFNQTGLANLSPDKVFKEINEKIKNVSLGVHSLLPPHEHKGLDILKIFDKKDQRDPKQNGFNLIPNIFEKKDPNQNEFHLLPNIFEKKPEPKPEPVITGGFLNLFDVRQDSRLIPEQAAPVPNVLPNLKIETQVNSNQPQEGGNIGPNAVLFPPDL; encoded by the exons ATGATTTCGAGCGTTTTCCTTGTTTTATTTTATCTTACAAACCCATCATTTTGCGATGAACGAGGCCCAAGAGTAAAGAGAATAGTCGGAGGAATTCCAGCAGAAGAACCACCAGCAGATGATCCTACTATATTTACAAATTTTGCGGGTAGATCGGCCCGAGTACAAGGGATTCTGGATTATCCGCATTATGTCTTTAGAGGTATCAAATTTGCTTATCCGCCTGTAGGAAAAAATCGGTTCCTG AGACCGAGGGAAAAATTGTTAGATGGCTTAATTAACGCTACATATTATGCGCCTCCTTGTATACAGCCACGGCCTGGAACAAATCAAGTTATTGGCAGTGAAGATTGTTTAGCTCTTAATGTCTTTACTCCTGAACTTCCAACTGGAACAGAAG gtCTTCCGGTAGTTGTATGGATCCATGGTGGTGGTTTTAGATATGGCTCAGCCTCTCAATATGGG GTGAGACACCTGGTAGGGAAAAGATTGGTGGTCGTCACCATTCAGTACCGTTTAGGCTCATTGGGCTTTATAAGTTCTGGTACTAAACATTTGCCGGGGAATGTTGCGCTATGGGACATGGCACTAGCTGTTCAGTGGGTCAGAAATTACATAGGCTTTTTTGGAGGTAATCCCTACCGAATTAACGTCATGGGCCATGGTACTGGAGCAAGCAGCGTGTTGATGATTGCTTTATCTAACATTGCAAAAG GTATTCCAGCTGGTGTAATAGCAATGTCTGGAACAGCAGTATCCAGTTGGGCTGTAGACAATACTCCCCAACATACAGCTTATAATATAGCTAGACAAAATGGATGCCCCACAGCTGATCCTTTGACGATGGTGAAGTGTCTACAGACATTACCACCAGATTCTATTATTAGG GGAGATTCCCAAATAGAATTCACACAGATCAGCAATAGAGGCTTTATGGCTGGTTTGTCGGGAGGACTCGGTAGTGCTCCGGTTACTGAGGGTCGAGACGATGGCCGGTCTTTACCAGGTATTGTTCTGGAAGATTCTATGGATGAAATGCAAGCAGGAAAAACTAAGGGAATACCACTCTTAACTGGAATATGCAAGGATGAAACAAAGAGAGCGGTAAAAG GTCCATTCAaagatgacgttttaaacaaactAAATACTATACCCAATTTTTTAAACACGCACTTGATTCAGAATTTGAGAAAACTGATTCCtctaaaaattcaaattaaccTAAAAGAAATTAAAGCAAAGTTCGAGGAAAATTTCCAGAAGGGTTTAGAGAGTATCGAAAACATTCTTGGTCAACTAGTTCCTCCCAATTTCAGCAACTATGTGAAGTTGAAAACTGGAAAACTCCATGAAGCTTTAGATAAAGTAGCGGATATAACAA atgaTGCTTTATTCAACGTCCCAGCATTTTTGACAGCAGACACGTGGAGCATCCATGGAGCACCTACCTATCTGTACAGCTTCGACCactttggtaaaaataaaaaaggacaCACCTTCCTTAAAGGTTCTCCACTAGTTGGTAATGACACTCACTTCGTAG aattaaATGATACGGTTGCCCATGGTGACGACTTAGCTTATCTCTTCGACGCGTATGATGTAGAAGGAAATCCCTTAGAACACGACAATCTTACACAAGACGACCTAAAAGTTAGAGAGATTTTCACGCAGATGATAGCAGATTTCGCAAGATACGGAGTTCCCAAAGTGAACAACCAGCCAGCATCACCATTTAACGTCAAAAAGAACAATTTTATCAAGATCACATCATCTCCCACCCTCTCCAACAATTTTAAGTTCTGTGAGATGGCCCTCTGGTGTAACATAGCTGAGAGATTGAAGAGTACTACTTGTGAGTTTCTAAAAGCGCTGGATCATTCGTTTAAAAACATGCAGAACTTTGTAAATGGTTTGAAAAATGCTAACTTGTCACCCGAGAAGATACTAGAACATGTAAATATGTTGAAGAACTTAACGGGACAAGGAATCAACATATTTAATCAAACTGGACTCGCTAACTTGTCACCAGATAAAGTATTTAAAGAGATCAACGAGAAAATTAAAAATGTCAGCCTTGGAGTACACAGTTTATTACCTCCGCATGAACATAAAGGTTTAGATATATTAAAGATTTTCGACAAAAAGGATCAAAGAGATCCAAAACAGAACGGTTTTAATCTCATACCAAATATATTCGAAAAGAAAGACCCAAATCAAAATGAGTTTCATCTCTTACCAAACATATTTGAAAAGAAACCTGAACCAAAACCGGAACCAGTGATTACAGGGGGATTTTTAAATCTTTTTGATGTAAGACAGGATTCCAGGCTGATACCTGAACAAGCTGCTCCAGTGCCAAATGTATTACCCAATCTCAAGATCGAAACACAAGTTAACAGCAATCAGCCACAAG